The window TGATCTCTTGGCGCATATTGCGGATAAAATAATCGGGAAGCATTAACAGCATTCAGCATCCATTTCCCAATGGCATTTGCATAAGCCGGATCATAACGAACAGTTGGAATTAGTGGCCAGGCAGCATCAAAAGTGTTCATTAAAAAACCATAACCACCATGATCTACGGTACTCCCTACTACGCCAGAAATATCGTAACCATTCCATTTACCAGTTAAAACGCCCCAACCTTCCCGGCAAACAGCGGTACCATCAAATGTCCAACCCATTAATTTTTGCACATCAAAATGAGTCCCCTGTTCTACATTCATCCTGGCAGCCAAATATGCACCGAAAGGCATCAATAACTCGTAAGTAGGATTTATTGTATTGCTTTCCAGAGCGGTCATGGCACTTATTGCACCTTTTAGATAACGTTTATCACCAAACTTTTTATAGGCAGCATACAAAACCCACGCATGTCCGGCAGCGGCATCTTGCTGCGCACAAATCTGGTTTTTCATAGGTTTCATTTGCCCGTAATCAAAATAAGAATAATTGTAATTGCCTTTTAATATTGAATCGGCTTTATAAAATTTTTCTGCAATACTTTTCGCAATCCAATCAAAATCTTTTTCATTTGGGTACTTGTCATAAACAGCATAAAAAAGCAAATTTGGATACACATCATACCACCAATCTCTGCCGTAGCCACCACCTAAAAGCGCCACTTCTGGTGCCGTATTATTCATCATGATATTCCATTTGGTATCCCGATTAAAATAATTTTTAAGCATCGAAACGTAGTTCAATCCTTTTTGATTGCTTTTATCAAGGCCAATTAAACTAGCACCTAAAACAGAACCCATGTTTGCTAAGGCCTCGTGAAACATCCCTTTATTGTTTTGTTTGCCTTGCCTTACATCGCCCACAGCAGTATAAATCCCCATTACTGGCTGCGCAAAATTCTTATTAGTACTATCCATCCATACCATGGGCCAATATTTACCCTTTGCATTAAAATCGTAAATGGTTTTATCGAAATTTTGGGCCATTAATTTCCAATCGATAATGTTTAATGGCTGAGGAAGGTTTGCCATCTCATCTACTCTCTTTAAATTAATTTGCTTTACTTGTGCATAGCTAAAGGCATAAATAAAGAAAAACGCAAGCGCTAAAAAGTGTTTAAGTCTCATATGAAATTTGGTTAGTTTTTTTTATTAAGCCTCACTGGTACTAAATATTTAACGGCAGATCGCAATTAAAGCATTATCGCTATAAATGCATTAAGCTTGCTATTTATATTTTAATAATGACAAAATATTTTGAATTGAAAATTTGGCGCCACAAACAAATTCATCAGCTGCGCCATAGTAAATGGTAAGTTCATCACCTTTAATAATATGCCCATTTGTAAAAACAACCTGACCAAAAAAACCACACATTTCATACTCAGCAATGGGTTTCATAATCGGCTCGTCGCATTGCGCAATTACTTTCGATGGATCATTTAAATCCATTAAAAAAGCACCCAAACAATACTGGTGTTTTTTGTTTGCACCATGATAAATTTCTAGCCAGCCTTTTTCAGTTTTGATTGGGGCTGCACCTGCCCCAACGCGTTTGCTATCCCAATTATTTTTTCGGGTTTTAACTAAACATTTATGATTTCCCCAATGGATACCGTCTGGAGATTCGGCTAACCAGATGTAATTTCCGCCTAAATCTACACTACTTGGTCGATGTAAAGTGTAAAATTTTCCGTTAATTTTTTCTTCAAACAAAGCACAATCCTTATTATGCGGTGGCATAATCATTCCATGCTTTTCAAATGTTTTCCAATCTTTTGTGGTACGCATGCCAACACCAACGCCGTGATCAGAAACAGCGGTAAAAGTGAGGTAATAAGTTTCATCAATTAAGGCAACGCGACAATCCTCAATTCCAAAATTTTCATCTGGTCCTTCGCCTTGCAATATTGGATAGCCATCTGGCTGATAAAAGTTTATGCCATCATCACTACAAACTAATCGTAAATGCGAAAGTGTAGTTAAATAATCTACTCCTTTATAAGTAATCACCCGAGGATCTGTTGCAATTAATTCAGGATCATTTTCCTTTATTTCGATAATTTCTATTCCATCACCTTTCAATACTGGAAATGAAATGATGCCATCAACTTGTGCAGGCCGTTCCGCCACCCGAATGAGTAGCCAAGTTTTATTTTGAAAAGTAAAAACACCTGGATTTAGCAAACAGGCAATTTCTAACCCTGGCCTACTTGGGGCTAAATCTTTTGGCGATAATAGTGGGTTTTCAGAAAATCTTATTGCAGTGTTTACCATGATTGTTAAAAAATAAATTGCCAGCTTAATCGTATTTGCTAAGTATAAATTTAAATTAAAAAATCCCCAAAGCCACTGTAAATACCCTAAAAAAAAAAAGGCAATCAATAATTGATTGCCTGTTTTTTTTTGTGAACGAACCTATAAAGAGTTAATCCATTTAACTAGTTCGTCTCTTCCTTTGCCGGTTTTCTGCTGAAGTTTTCCCAATAATTCATCATCTTTTCCTTCTTCGTGAGCTAAATCATCTTCGGTCAAATCTCCATATGCTTGTTTAACCTTTCCTTTTAATTCATTCCACTTTCCTTTTATTTCTAACTTATCCATGACTTAGTGTTTTATATTTTTGAATACAAAATTGTTTAAAATATAACAACATCACTTAAAAAATGTTTACGCGAACTATATTTCATGATGGTTTATATAAAATTGTGATATTTCTGATAAATGTTCTAAAAAAATTTATACTTTAATATTAACTCCAAATCCCTAATCAAACATTTACTAACTAAAACTAAAATTTGATGAAAAAACTACTTTTAAGTATGATTTTATCTTTCGGTTTAATTTCATTTGCTTTCGCACAAGGCAAAGTTATTCGCGGAAAGGTTACCTCAAATAACGCTGAACCATTGCCTGGGGTAAGTGTATTTGTAAAAGGCTCGCCTGGTTCTGGCACGCAAACAGATGCAACAGGTGCATATACATTAACGGCTTCAGATGAAGCAAAGACGCTCGTTTTCACTTTCATAGGTTTTCAAACAAAGGAAGTTGCCATAACAGGAACAACGATTAATACAAGCCTCGCAGAAGAGAACACAACACTTTCTGATGTAGTGGTGGTTGGTTATGGTACGCAAAACAGAAGAGACGTAACTGGATCAATCGCTAGAGTTACAGCCGCAGACATGAAAAATTTGCCCCTTACTACTATAGAAAGTGCATTGCAAGGTAAGGCTCCTGGAGTTTTTATAAACTCTGGTAGTGGAAAACTTGGTCAGGCGCTTCAAATTCGAGTTCGAGGCATTTCTTCTATTTCCGCCAGTAATCAACCTTTATTTGTAATTGATGGTGTTCCAATTGTTAGCGATGCTTTAGGTACCTATACGGAAGCTGATAATCCCTTAGCTGCAATTAGTCCAGACGATATTGAATCTATGGAAGTATTAAAAGATGCCGCTTCTGCTGCTATTTATGGCGCAAGAGGATCAAATGGCGTTGTATTAATTACGACAAAGAAAGGTAAAGCAGGTAGAACGAATATCGATTTCGGCTATTATGCAGGTTTCAGTGATCCAACAAGAAAAGGAGAATTCTTGAATGCCGCACAATACAAACAATTAATGGAAGAATCTTTCAAGAATATACAATATGATGGTTACAACAACTCATCTGAATTGTGGGAAGATTATACCGGAACAACAGATTGGGATGGAAATACTGATAATAGTTGGGTAGACGCCTCTTTTAGGAGAGGGCATGTTCAACAATATAACATCAACATAAACGGCGGTGATGCCAAAACACGCTTCTTACTCTCGGGAAATTACAGCAATAACGATGGAATTATTGTAAGCAACCGATATGTTAGAACGGGCGGCAGAATGAGTTTGGATCATACGGTGTCAAAAATTTTAGATGTTGGTGGTGCTATCAATATTTCAAAAGTGGATAACTTTCGTATTCCTACTGATAATGCATTTTCAAACCCATTGCAGCTAAATGCATTGCCTCCAATTCAACCGATTTACGATGCATCAGGAGAATTAAATAACAATACGGTTTACTATAATTCGCTAATTGATATAGCCAACGGAAGCAATTTATCTACAACTTACAGAACCTTTGCAAATGCTTATGCAAGTTTAAAATTTACGCCAGATTTAACCTTTAGAAGTGAGTATGGCTTTGATTTTAATAGCCTTGAAGAAGAGCAATACTTAGGATCAAAAACGCAAGATGGAGGTGGTACAGGTGGATACGGCAATGACTACAATGCAAAATCTATAAACTTCAACACCAACAATACGTTAACCTATAATAAGGTTTTTAACCAAAAACATAGTTTAAATGTATTGGGCGGTTTCACTTTTCAAGATACTAAGTTTAGATATGGAACAGTTACCGGAACCGGATTTCCATCAGATCGGTTTGTTAAAATTGAAAGTGCTGCAACCATTTCAGCAGGAAGTTCTTTTGAGACTGAATATTCCTTCGTATCATACCTTGCCAGGGTAAATTATAAATATGATGATAAATACTTAATAAGCGCATCAGTAAGAACAGATGGTTCTTCCAGATTTGGTTCGAATAACAGATACGGAACTTTCCCTGCTGCATCTTTAGGTTGGATTGCCACGAATGAAGATTTTTTAAAATCCAGTTCTTGGTTAAGCTTATTAAAAGTTAGGGGCAGTTATGGGCTAACAGGTAACGCTGAGATTGGAAATTTTGCTTCAAGAACACTTTATGGTGGCGTAAATTATGCAGGTACCGCGGGTACTTTGCCAAATCAATTGGGAGATCCAAATTTGACTTGGGAAAATACTTCAAACTTTAACATTGGTATTGATTTCGGATTTTTATCAGATAGAATTACGGGTACCATCGAGGCCTATAAGAAAAAGACAACAGATTTATTGTTAAATGTGCCTATCCCTGCAACTAACGGTTTCACTTCAATAACTCAAAATATTGGTGATATGCAAAATAAAGGATTGGAATTTTCTTTAAATACAAGAAACTTTGTTGGCGCTTTTACCTGGAGCACCTCGTTCAACATTGCTTTTAATAGAAATAAAATACTTCGCCTGGTTGATGGTCAGCCAATATTTACAGGTGGTAGATTTTTAGGTAGAATAGCAGAAGGCGAACCTTTTGGTTATTTCTACGGCAAGGCTTATGCTGGTGTAGATGGAAACAATGGTGATGCCATTTATTATGTAGATGCGAGTCGCACGGCTACAACCAATGATTATAATGTTGCACAAAATCAAAAAATTGGAGATCCAAATGCTAAATATTATGGTGGTTTTGGAAATCGTTTCACTTTTAAAAACTTTGATTTAGATATTCAAACTCAATTTGTTCAAGGCAACGACATTTACAATATGGCTGGCGGTTTCCAATCTGCAAATGGAGATTATTTCGA is drawn from Pedobacter mucosus and contains these coding sequences:
- a CDS encoding glycoside hydrolase family 130 protein; translated protein: MVNTAIRFSENPLLSPKDLAPSRPGLEIACLLNPGVFTFQNKTWLLIRVAERPAQVDGIISFPVLKGDGIEIIEIKENDPELIATDPRVITYKGVDYLTTLSHLRLVCSDDGINFYQPDGYPILQGEGPDENFGIEDCRVALIDETYYLTFTAVSDHGVGVGMRTTKDWKTFEKHGMIMPPHNKDCALFEEKINGKFYTLHRPSSVDLGGNYIWLAESPDGIHWGNHKCLVKTRKNNWDSKRVGAGAAPIKTEKGWLEIYHGANKKHQYCLGAFLMDLNDPSKVIAQCDEPIMKPIAEYEMCGFFGQVVFTNGHIIKGDELTIYYGAADEFVCGAKFSIQNILSLLKYK
- a CDS encoding CsbD family protein; its protein translation is MDKLEIKGKWNELKGKVKQAYGDLTEDDLAHEEGKDDELLGKLQQKTGKGRDELVKWINSL
- a CDS encoding SusC/RagA family TonB-linked outer membrane protein; protein product: MKKLLLSMILSFGLISFAFAQGKVIRGKVTSNNAEPLPGVSVFVKGSPGSGTQTDATGAYTLTASDEAKTLVFTFIGFQTKEVAITGTTINTSLAEENTTLSDVVVVGYGTQNRRDVTGSIARVTAADMKNLPLTTIESALQGKAPGVFINSGSGKLGQALQIRVRGISSISASNQPLFVIDGVPIVSDALGTYTEADNPLAAISPDDIESMEVLKDAASAAIYGARGSNGVVLITTKKGKAGRTNIDFGYYAGFSDPTRKGEFLNAAQYKQLMEESFKNIQYDGYNNSSELWEDYTGTTDWDGNTDNSWVDASFRRGHVQQYNININGGDAKTRFLLSGNYSNNDGIIVSNRYVRTGGRMSLDHTVSKILDVGGAINISKVDNFRIPTDNAFSNPLQLNALPPIQPIYDASGELNNNTVYYNSLIDIANGSNLSTTYRTFANAYASLKFTPDLTFRSEYGFDFNSLEEEQYLGSKTQDGGGTGGYGNDYNAKSINFNTNNTLTYNKVFNQKHSLNVLGGFTFQDTKFRYGTVTGTGFPSDRFVKIESAATISAGSSFETEYSFVSYLARVNYKYDDKYLISASVRTDGSSRFGSNNRYGTFPAASLGWIATNEDFLKSSSWLSLLKVRGSYGLTGNAEIGNFASRTLYGGVNYAGTAGTLPNQLGDPNLTWENTSNFNIGIDFGFLSDRITGTIEAYKKKTTDLLLNVPIPATNGFTSITQNIGDMQNKGLEFSLNTRNFVGAFTWSTSFNIAFNRNKILRLVDGQPIFTGGRFLGRIAEGEPFGYFYGKAYAGVDGNNGDAIYYVDASRTATTNDYNVAQNQKIGDPNAKYYGGFGNRFTFKNFDLDIQTQFVQGNDIYNMAGGFQSANGDYFDNQTIDQMNYWTTSNSVTSIPQPRFDSANGTRPSSRYIQDGSYLRVKSVVLGYNIPKALISKYKLQNVRIYASALNLFTITGYNGYDPEVNTPAGASLQTNNIQIGHDFYTPPQARTITFGVNIGL